In a single window of the Cucumis melo cultivar AY chromosome 11, USDA_Cmelo_AY_1.0, whole genome shotgun sequence genome:
- the LOC103490438 gene encoding phototropin-2 isoform X1, translated as MEDKQGMSSTKPTDKWMAIDRESNTTNTPGNESKEDRKSLQSSSIVSTEANIAERAAEWGLVVETNVEEGSFKAIVGRASGEGGGSKRSSEKISGSGRTSSFSNETSGVFPRVSQELKDALASLEQTFVVSDATKPDCPIMYASSGFFGMTGYASEEVIGRNCRFLQGPETDQKEVDKIRYAVKNGKSYCGRLLNYKKNGTPFWNLLTVTPIKDDNGNTIKFIGMQVEVSKYTEGINDKALRPNGLPKSLIRYDARQKEKAIVSITEVVQTVKNPRSRAISHDTTRKKEDLEKFNLDYVHPKSVEAATNTPGRQTPLQDLKDDGLGKKPRLSSRVSLMGFKGKSLSSARKLEVTDFEPEILMTDEMERTDSWDRAEREKDIRQGIDLATTLERIEKNFVITDPRLPDNPIIFASDSFLELTEYTREEILGRNCRFLQGPETDQETVSKIRDAIREQREITVQLINYTKTGKKFWNLFHLQPMRDETGELQYFIGVQLDGSGHVEPLQNRLSETAEMQSAKLVKATAENVDEAVRELPDANLRPEDLWAIHSQPVFPRPHKKHSSSWTAIQKIIRRGEKIGLQHFKPIKPLGCGDTGSVHLVELLGTSELYALKAMEKSALLNRNKVHRACIERQIIALLDHPFLPTLYTSFETPTHVCLITDFCPGGELFALLDKQPMKMFKEDSARFYAAEVVVGLEYLHCLGIIYRDLKPENILLQKDGHVTLADFDLSLVTSCKPQIVKYPLPQGRRRSRSQPPPVFVAEPITQSNSFVGTEEYIAPEIITGEGHSSSIDWWALGILLYEMLYGRTPFRGKNRQKTFGNILHKDLTFPSSIQVSLAARQLINALLQRDPARRLGSSTGANEIKQHPFFQSINWPLIRCMVPPPLESPLQLTGKDGTTKSVNWEDDGVLSSMDVDFF; from the exons ATGGAGGACAAGCAAGGTATGAGCAGTACCAAGCCTACCGACAAATGGATGGCAATTGACAGAGAATCAAACACAACAAACACTCCTGGAAATGAATCAAAAGAAGACAGAAAAAGCTTGCAATCTTCTTCCATAGTATCAACAGAAGCAAACATAGCAGAAAGGGCGGCGGAGTGGGGACTGGTGGTGGAGACAAACGTGGAAGAAGGCAGTTTCAAGGCCATCGTGGGGAGAGCATCTGGGGAAGGAGGGGGCAGCAAAAGATCATCTGAGAAAATCAGTGGTTCAGGAAGAACTTCAAGCTTTAGCAATGAAACCTCGGGAGTTTTTCCAAGGGTGTCACAAGAGTTGAAGGATGCTTTGGCTTCTTTGGAACAGACATTTGTGGTCTCTGATGCCACAAAACCAGACTGCCCCATCATGTATGCGAGCAGTGGTTTCTTTGGCATGACTGGTTATGCTTCAGAGGAGGTCATCGGAAGGAACTG CCGTTTTCTTCAGGGACCAGAGACAGACCAGAAAGAAGTCGACAAAATTCGATATGCAGTGAAAAACGGCAAAAGCTATTGCGGGAGGCTTTTGAACTACAAGAAGAATGGCACTCCTTTCTGGAATCTTCTGACAGTCACGCCTATCAAGGATGACAATGGCAATACTATCAAATTTATTGG TATGCAGGTAGAAGTAAGCAAGTACACAGAAGGCATAAATGATAAAGCGTTACGACCGAACGGGTTGCCAAAGTCATTAATCCGTTATGATG CTCGCCAGAAGGAAAAGGCAATAGTTTCCATCACAGAGGTTGTTCAGACAGTGAAGAATCCTCGATCTCGAGCTATCAGTCATgacactactagaaaaaaagaagatttggAAAAGTTCAATCTTGACTATGTTCATCCAAAATCAGTTGAAGCTGCAACTAATACACCGGGTAGACAAACTCCTCTACAAGACCTCAAAGATGATGGGTTAGGAAAAAAACCTAGGCTATCAAGTCGAGTTTCTTTAATGGG TTTCAAAGGGAAATCTCTAAGCAGTGCAAGGAAGCTTGAAGTAACAGATTTTGAACCAGAAATTTTGATGACCGATGAAATGGAACGGACTGATAGTTGGGATCGTGCTGAAAGAGAAAAGGATATTCGCCAAGGAATTGATTTAGCTACCACATTGGAGCGAATTGAGAAAAATTTTGTTATTACTGATCCAAGGCTTCCTGATAATCCAATT ATCTTTGCATCAGACAGCTTTCTTGAATTGACGGAATATACACGTGAAGAAATTTTGGGACGAAACTGTAG GTTCCTTCAAGGACCTGAAACAGACCAAGAAACTGTCTCAAAGATAAGGGATGCCATTAGGGAACAAAGAGAAATAACTGTTCAGTTGATCAACTATACCAAGACTG GTAAAAAGTTCTGGAACTTGTTTCACTTGCAACCAATGCGTGATGAAACG GGAGAGCTTCAGTATTTTATTGGTGTTCAACTAGATGGAAGTGGCCACGTGGAACCTTTGCAAAACCGTCTTTCTGAGACAGCAGAGATGCAAAGTGCCAAGCTG GTTAAAGCCACTGCGGAGAATGTTGATGAGGCTGTCCGTGAACTTCCTGATGCCAACTTG AGACCAGAAGATTTGTGGGCAATTCATTCTCAACCAGTCTTCCCAAGGCCTCACAAGAAGCATAGTTCTTCTTGGACTGCTATACAGAAG ATTATACGACGTGGTGAAAAAATTGGACTCCAACATTTTAAACCAATTAAACCACTGGGGTGTGGAGACACTGGCAG TGTTCATCTGGTGGAACTTCTAGGTACAAGTGAACTTTATGCCTTGAAAGCAATGGAGAAATCAGCACTCTTGAATAGAAACAAG GTCCACAGAGCATGCATTGAAAGGCAAATCATTGCGCTTCTGGATCATCCTTTTCTTCCAACACTGTACACTTCATTTGAG ACCCCTACACACGTTTGTTTGATAACAGACTTCTGCCCTGGTGGGGAGTTATTTGCATTGCTTGATAAGCAACCAATGAAAATGTTTAAAGAGGATTCTGCAAG GTTCTATGCGGCAGAGGTTGTCGTTGGCTTGGAATATCTTCACTGTCTAG GAATCATTTACCGGGATCTGAAGCCTGAAAATATTCTTCTCCAGAAAGATGGCCATGTTACGCTTGCTGACTTTGATTTATCACTTGTGACATCCTGCAAACCGCAG ATTGtgaagtatccattgcctcaaggTAGAAGGAGATCTCGAAGTCAACCACCACCAGTATTTGTTGCAGAGCCGATCACACAATCTAATTCTTTTGTTGGAACTGAAGAGTATATTGCTCCT GAAATTATAACAGGGGAAGGCCACAGCAGCTCGATCGATTGGTGGGCTCTTG GTATATTGTTGTATGAGATGCTTTATGGTCGCACACCTTTCAGGGGAAAGAACAGGCAGAAGACTTTTGGTAACATCTTGCACAAAGATCTCACCTTCCCAAGTAGCATTCAG gTAAGTCTTGCAGCAAGGCAGTTGATCAATGCATTGCTACAGAGAGACCCTGCCAGACGTTTAGGATCAAGTACAGGTGCAAATGAAATCAAACAGCACCCCTTTTTCCAATCAATTAACTGGCCACTGATCCGGTGTATG GTCCCGCCACCATTAGAATCACCTCTTCAACTTACTGGAAAAGATGGAACAACCAAGTCTGTAAACTGGGAAGATGATGGTGTGCTTAGCTCAATGGATGTGGATTTTTTCTGA
- the LOC103490438 gene encoding phototropin-2 isoform X2, translated as MEDKQGMSSTKPTDKWMAIDRESNTTNTPGNESKEDRKSLQSSSIVSTEANIAERAAEWGLVVETNVEEGSFKAIVGRASGEGGGSKRSSEKISGSGRTSSFSNETSGVFPRVSQELKDALASLEQTFVVSDATKPDCPIMYASSGFFGMTGYASEEVIGRNCRFLQGPETDQKEVDKIRYAVKNGKSYCGRLLNYKKNGTPFWNLLTVTPIKDDNGNTIKFIGMQVEVSKYTEGINDKALRPNGLPKSLIRYDARQKEKAIVSITEVVQTVKNPRSRAISHDTTRKKEDLEKFNLDYVHPKSVEAATNTPGRQTPLQDLKDDGLGKKPRLSSRVSLMGFKGKSLSSARKLEVTDFEPEILMTDEMERTDSWDRAEREKDIRQGIDLATTLERIEKNFVITDPRLPDNPIIFASDSFLELTEYTREEILGRNCRFLQGPETDQETVSKIRDAIREQREITVQLINYTKTGKKFWNLFHLQPMRDETGELQYFIGVQLDGSGHVEPLQNRLSETAEMQSAKLVKATAENVDEAVRELPDANLRPEDLWAIHSQPVFPRPHKKHSSSWTAIQKIIRRGEKIGLQHFKPIKPLGCGDTGSVHLVELLGTSELYALKAMEKSALLNRNKVHRACIERQIIALLDHPFLPTLYTSFETPTHVCLITDFCPGGELFALLDKQPMKMFKEDSARFYAAEVVVGLEYLHCLGIIYRDLKPENILLQKDGHVTLADFDLSLVTSCKPQIVKYPLPQGRRRSRSQPPPVFVAEPITQSNSFVGTEEYIAPVWKL; from the exons ATGGAGGACAAGCAAGGTATGAGCAGTACCAAGCCTACCGACAAATGGATGGCAATTGACAGAGAATCAAACACAACAAACACTCCTGGAAATGAATCAAAAGAAGACAGAAAAAGCTTGCAATCTTCTTCCATAGTATCAACAGAAGCAAACATAGCAGAAAGGGCGGCGGAGTGGGGACTGGTGGTGGAGACAAACGTGGAAGAAGGCAGTTTCAAGGCCATCGTGGGGAGAGCATCTGGGGAAGGAGGGGGCAGCAAAAGATCATCTGAGAAAATCAGTGGTTCAGGAAGAACTTCAAGCTTTAGCAATGAAACCTCGGGAGTTTTTCCAAGGGTGTCACAAGAGTTGAAGGATGCTTTGGCTTCTTTGGAACAGACATTTGTGGTCTCTGATGCCACAAAACCAGACTGCCCCATCATGTATGCGAGCAGTGGTTTCTTTGGCATGACTGGTTATGCTTCAGAGGAGGTCATCGGAAGGAACTG CCGTTTTCTTCAGGGACCAGAGACAGACCAGAAAGAAGTCGACAAAATTCGATATGCAGTGAAAAACGGCAAAAGCTATTGCGGGAGGCTTTTGAACTACAAGAAGAATGGCACTCCTTTCTGGAATCTTCTGACAGTCACGCCTATCAAGGATGACAATGGCAATACTATCAAATTTATTGG TATGCAGGTAGAAGTAAGCAAGTACACAGAAGGCATAAATGATAAAGCGTTACGACCGAACGGGTTGCCAAAGTCATTAATCCGTTATGATG CTCGCCAGAAGGAAAAGGCAATAGTTTCCATCACAGAGGTTGTTCAGACAGTGAAGAATCCTCGATCTCGAGCTATCAGTCATgacactactagaaaaaaagaagatttggAAAAGTTCAATCTTGACTATGTTCATCCAAAATCAGTTGAAGCTGCAACTAATACACCGGGTAGACAAACTCCTCTACAAGACCTCAAAGATGATGGGTTAGGAAAAAAACCTAGGCTATCAAGTCGAGTTTCTTTAATGGG TTTCAAAGGGAAATCTCTAAGCAGTGCAAGGAAGCTTGAAGTAACAGATTTTGAACCAGAAATTTTGATGACCGATGAAATGGAACGGACTGATAGTTGGGATCGTGCTGAAAGAGAAAAGGATATTCGCCAAGGAATTGATTTAGCTACCACATTGGAGCGAATTGAGAAAAATTTTGTTATTACTGATCCAAGGCTTCCTGATAATCCAATT ATCTTTGCATCAGACAGCTTTCTTGAATTGACGGAATATACACGTGAAGAAATTTTGGGACGAAACTGTAG GTTCCTTCAAGGACCTGAAACAGACCAAGAAACTGTCTCAAAGATAAGGGATGCCATTAGGGAACAAAGAGAAATAACTGTTCAGTTGATCAACTATACCAAGACTG GTAAAAAGTTCTGGAACTTGTTTCACTTGCAACCAATGCGTGATGAAACG GGAGAGCTTCAGTATTTTATTGGTGTTCAACTAGATGGAAGTGGCCACGTGGAACCTTTGCAAAACCGTCTTTCTGAGACAGCAGAGATGCAAAGTGCCAAGCTG GTTAAAGCCACTGCGGAGAATGTTGATGAGGCTGTCCGTGAACTTCCTGATGCCAACTTG AGACCAGAAGATTTGTGGGCAATTCATTCTCAACCAGTCTTCCCAAGGCCTCACAAGAAGCATAGTTCTTCTTGGACTGCTATACAGAAG ATTATACGACGTGGTGAAAAAATTGGACTCCAACATTTTAAACCAATTAAACCACTGGGGTGTGGAGACACTGGCAG TGTTCATCTGGTGGAACTTCTAGGTACAAGTGAACTTTATGCCTTGAAAGCAATGGAGAAATCAGCACTCTTGAATAGAAACAAG GTCCACAGAGCATGCATTGAAAGGCAAATCATTGCGCTTCTGGATCATCCTTTTCTTCCAACACTGTACACTTCATTTGAG ACCCCTACACACGTTTGTTTGATAACAGACTTCTGCCCTGGTGGGGAGTTATTTGCATTGCTTGATAAGCAACCAATGAAAATGTTTAAAGAGGATTCTGCAAG GTTCTATGCGGCAGAGGTTGTCGTTGGCTTGGAATATCTTCACTGTCTAG GAATCATTTACCGGGATCTGAAGCCTGAAAATATTCTTCTCCAGAAAGATGGCCATGTTACGCTTGCTGACTTTGATTTATCACTTGTGACATCCTGCAAACCGCAG ATTGtgaagtatccattgcctcaaggTAGAAGGAGATCTCGAAGTCAACCACCACCAGTATTTGTTGCAGAGCCGATCACACAATCTAATTCTTTTGTTGGAACTGAAGAGTATATTGCTCCTGTATG GAAATTATAA